Proteins from one Emys orbicularis isolate rEmyOrb1 chromosome 2, rEmyOrb1.hap1, whole genome shotgun sequence genomic window:
- the CFAP418 gene encoding cilia- and flagella-associated protein 418: MAEDLDALLDEVETKFCRLQALGAVGKRDRGGGEEAAGERDRSAKILTKAVIDEEDIDDIIKDIIDESSFSKKPVKLKSKSASPTSERNRASIQAHGKSCCPVYLGGSSTPRGVGTNISQRTCDQLRCTACDFHVSHYNDYQWDKSCDYLFFRNNMPELSKLRAKMIKKKGSRAYACQCSWRSIDELTDLRTDRQLRWVCGKHVE; this comes from the exons ATGGCGGAGGATCTGGACGCGCTGTTGGACGAAGTGGAGACCAAGTTCTGCCGCCTACAGGCGCTGGGGGCGGTCGGGAAGCGAGACCGCGGCGGAGGCGAGGAGGCGGCCGGGGAGAGGGACAG ATCAGCTAAAATACTAACAAAGGCTGTCATCGATGAAGAGGACATAGATGACATAATTAAAGATATCATTGATGAAAGCAGCTTTTCCAAAAAACCTGTG AAACTGAAATCTAAATCTGCAAGTCCCACATCTGAAAGAAATAGGGCTTCCATTCAGGCTCATGGTAAAAG CTGTTGTCCAGTGTATCTTGGTGGAAGCTCTACACCACGTGGTGTAGGAACAAATATTTCACAGAG AACATGTGATCAGCTACGTTGTACTGCCTGTGACTTCCATGTGTCTCATTACAATGACTACCAATGGGATAAGTCATGTGATTATCTCTTTTTCAG GAATAACATGCCTGAACTCAGTAAATTAAGAGCAAAGATGATAAAGAAGAAGGGATCACGGGCTTATGCTTGTCAGTGCAGTTGGAGATCCATTGATGAACTAACTGACCTCCGAACAGACCGGCAGCTTCGTTGGGTCTGTGGTAAACATGTAGAATGA